GGGGCTGTTACCCGGAGGTGCCGGGCCTGTCCATCTGCCAGTTGTCCCGCCGGGACGGCATCGACGCCGTCCTGGTCACCCCGTGGCGCTGGGACGGCCGCGAACGCACCCGCGCCGACCTGCCCGCACCCGAGCCCGCGCTAGGACAGGCGGACATCTTCGAATGACCGACACCGACCGCCTGCGGCGACTGCTGGGCGGACCGGACACGGCCTGGCTGGTGAAACGCGTCCGGTCCCGCCTGGAGCGCGGCGCCTCCCTGTCCGGCAGGGTGACCCTCGCCGAAGCGACCCCGGCGCAGCGGCGCGCGGTGGAACTCCTCCTCGGCCGCCGCGCCGGGACCGGGGCGTCCCTCTCGGTGCCGCTGGACGAGGTCGACCGCGTCCTGCGCACCAGCGGAGCGTCCCCGCACGGCCTGGCCGCCGCCGTGGAGCTGCTGGACGGCCCCGTCCGCGACCTTGCCCGCGAGAACGCCGAGACGGCCGCCGCCTGGGCCGCGGCCTTCGCGCCGCTGGACGAGGCGCTCACCGCCCGCCCCGAACTGGCCGAGTGGCGCGCCTGGCTGGACTCGACCGGCCTCGTCCGCCGCCTGGCACCGGACCCGGCCGAGGCCGCCGGCACCCTCCGCCGCCTCGCCGCCGTGGTGCGCCGCCTGCCGTCCCCCGACATGCCCCTCGGCCGGTTCGCCGCCGAGACCTGCGGCCACGCCCACGCCCTGGACGAAGGCCCGCTCGCCACCCTCGCCCTCTCGTCCGCCCGTGCCCTCGCGGGGCTCCCGTTCCGCTCCGACGGGGGCGCGGAGGCCCGCCGCGAGACCTGGGCCAAGGTCGGGGTGCACCTGGACGAGCTGTCCTCCACCGTCCTGTGTCTCGGCCTCCCCGGCGACGCGCACACTCCCACCGGCCGAATGCTCGCCGCCATGCGCGGCGAACCCGTGTCCCTCACCCTCCGCCAGCTCCGCCGGCACACCGAACCGATGCGTGCGGGTCTGGTTCGCATCTGCGAAAACCCCGTGGTGGTGGCCGCAGCGGCCGACGCCCTGGGACGGGACTGCCCTCCACTGGTCTGCGGCAACGGCCGCCCATCGGCGGCCGTCTGGCGCCTTCTGGAACTCCTCGCCGAAGGCGGCGCCGACTTCGCCTACCACGGCGATTTCGACTGGGGCGGCATCGCCATCGCCGCCGCCGTCCACGAGCGCATCGGCTGGCGCCCCTGGCGCTACGACGCCTCCGCCTACCTTGAGGCGACCTCGGACACGCCTCTGGCTGGCCGTCCCGTCCCAACCCCCTGGGACCCGTCCCTGGCCACCGCCATGAAGGATCGCGCCGTCCGCGTAGAGGAGGAACAGGTCCTCACCGACCTCCTCACCGACCTGGCCCCATGACGGTACAGTTCTTCCCCGTGACGGACTCCAAGCAACGAGCGCGACGCCTCGCCGAGGACCTCGAACGCGACGCCGCGACGTACCCCGAGCAGCGTGCGGAGATTCTGATCGAGGCCGCCAGGCTGTGGTCCCAGGCGGCCGCGCCCGACCAGGCGCTGCGGATCTACGACGACGTCATCGCCTCGGAGGGGGACGAGGACGCCCAGTTCGCCACCGTGGAAAAGGTATCTCTGCTCACCGAGGTCGGCCGGGCCGAAGAGGCGGAAGCGGAGATCGCCCGGCTCAGCCGCACCCACGTCCATCCCGGGCCGGCCGAGCTGGTCGGGGAGTTCCTCGAAGAGCAAGGACGCCTCGAAGAAGCTCTCACCTGGTTCAACATCGCGTGCCGCGACCTCATGGCGGACGATGAGGAACTCGCCGGGGCCCAGCTGTTCGCCCGGCCCGAGCTGCGGGGACGCCAGCGCGTCCGCCAGGCGCTGGGCCTGCCGCCCGACGCCCTCGACCTGCACACCGAGGACCAGCAGGCCGAGATGACCGAGCTCCTCGAAAGGGTCGCGGCACCGCCCCAGCCGAACGTGGGCTCGTTCTTCGTCCGCGCGGACGTCGAACGCGCCTTCGCCGAGGGCCTCGTCCACGGCACCGCCCCCACCGACGCGTCCGGCTACTTCCGCGACCTCGAACGCGGCTGGCGCGCCTCCCTCGACGAACTCGGCGCGTCCAGGCTTCGCATCCTCCCGACGAACGTGGACGACCTGCTCACGTATGCGAAGGAGCACAACCGCGACCCGAGGGAGCAGCAGACCCGCGCCGACCACCTCATGGACCGCATCCGCGAAGGCGCCCCCACCCTCGACTGGCCCCCGGAACGCAACGCCCCCTGCTGGTGCGCCTCCGGCCGCAAGTACAAGAAGTGCTGCAACTCCCCCACCAACCGCTAGAACGTCAGCCGGGCTCAGACCACAGCCAGAGAGACCACGGCGCAACCCACGGGCTCATTGAACCTTTTTCAACGTGGGTTGAGCTCGCGGTTCTGGAGGACGTGGATGGCCTTGGCCAGGTGACCGGCTCGGTGTGGGCAGCAACGTAGCTTGGTCAGGATCTTCCAGTGCTTGAGCTGGGCGTTGGCTCGTTCGCCGGGGCCGCGGAGCTTGGCGTGGGAGCGGTTGGCTTCCTTGAGGGGCTCGGGCTTGTTCTTGCCCTTGTAGGGCGTCTTGACGTGCGGGCCGGCGCCGATGTAGCCCTTGTCGGCCAGTACCAGGATCCCGGAGGCGGCCAGTGCGCGGACCAGGCCCCAGATCCGGGCGGCCTTGAGGTCGTGGACGGAGCCGGGCAGCGGCCCCGACACCCACAGGATGGTTCCGTCCGGTGAGGCGATGACCTGCAGGTTCATGCCGTGCTTCTTGTGTTTGCCGGAGTAGAACGGCCGGTCGGCCTTCACGCGGTCGATCGGGATGAGCGTGCCGTCCATGACCAGGTAGAGCAGGCCGTCCTTCTTGGCTTTGGCCAGTGCCCGGCTGAGTTTGGGGGATCGGGCCGACAGCAGCGTCACCGTCTCGTTGATGTACCGCCAGGCGGTGGTGGTTCCGACCCCGAACCCGGCGCCGAGCTGCGCGAACGTCTCCCCGTTCTTCAAGTAGGCCAGGGTCATCAGCGCCTGCATGCCCGGCGGCAGGGCCCGGCCCTTGCTTCCGACCTGCTTGCGGTGCCGGCCGACGACCCCGGTCACGTACTGCAGCGTCTGACGCGACAACGGCAGCGAAGAACGATAGAAAAGCATGTGAAGCCCCTGGTGGGATCGGTTGGTTGTGAGAGATCACCCGTCCTACCAGGGCTTCTTCATGTTTCAGGGCCTGCCACGCCGCCCGCGATCATGCTGTGATCACCCACCCACAAGCGCTGGTGGAAAACGTTCATTGGGTTCAACCGGTGGGGACGAGGAGGGCGGCCTCCCGCAGCCGCCGCCACGCGAAGTGAACATCGTCGGAGTTGAAAAGGCGACGTTTACGGGGGCTCCATTGAGCGACCAGTTCCGCGATCCGGTCCGGACCGTACGAGCCGGACTGCCCTACCGCGAGGAAGTGCACGGTGCTAAGCAACTCCATGCCGTCGGGGTACTCGTACCCGAAGGCCGCCTTCGCGACCTTCCGCCAGGCGCGCAGGAACAGATCGTCGTCGGCGACGAGGGCGTCCGCTTCGTCGGCCGCCGGAAGCAGGCGCAGACTCGCCCTTGCTCCCCCTGTCCCGTCCCCGTAACCGAGCAGGTAATGACCTTCCATGGCCGAGATGTCACGGTTCAGGCCAGCAGAGAAAGGTCCGTAGTGGGCGCGCTCGAAGTGATAACCGAGGTCGAGCCCTGCTTCCTGGAGGAGATAGGTCACCTTGTGCGTTTCCAGGAGCGAGGTGTTCGTATCGACGGCGATTCCCGCCTC
The sequence above is drawn from the Actinomadura hallensis genome and encodes:
- a CDS encoding transposase family protein, whose translation is MLFYRSSLPLSRQTLQYVTGVVGRHRKQVGSKGRALPPGMQALMTLAYLKNGETFAQLGAGFGVGTTTAWRYINETVTLLSARSPKLSRALAKAKKDGLLYLVMDGTLIPIDRVKADRPFYSGKHKKHGMNLQVIASPDGTILWVSGPLPGSVHDLKAARIWGLVRALAASGILVLADKGYIGAGPHVKTPYKGKNKPEPLKEANRSHAKLRGPGERANAQLKHWKILTKLRCCPHRAGHLAKAIHVLQNRELNPR
- a CDS encoding TIGR02679 family protein; protein product: MTDTDRLRRLLGGPDTAWLVKRVRSRLERGASLSGRVTLAEATPAQRRAVELLLGRRAGTGASLSVPLDEVDRVLRTSGASPHGLAAAVELLDGPVRDLARENAETAAAWAAAFAPLDEALTARPELAEWRAWLDSTGLVRRLAPDPAEAAGTLRRLAAVVRRLPSPDMPLGRFAAETCGHAHALDEGPLATLALSSARALAGLPFRSDGGAEARRETWAKVGVHLDELSSTVLCLGLPGDAHTPTGRMLAAMRGEPVSLTLRQLRRHTEPMRAGLVRICENPVVVAAAADALGRDCPPLVCGNGRPSAAVWRLLELLAEGGADFAYHGDFDWGGIAIAAAVHERIGWRPWRYDASAYLEATSDTPLAGRPVPTPWDPSLATAMKDRAVRVEEEQVLTDLLTDLAP
- a CDS encoding SEC-C domain-containing protein; the protein is MTDSKQRARRLAEDLERDAATYPEQRAEILIEAARLWSQAAAPDQALRIYDDVIASEGDEDAQFATVEKVSLLTEVGRAEEAEAEIARLSRTHVHPGPAELVGEFLEEQGRLEEALTWFNIACRDLMADDEELAGAQLFARPELRGRQRVRQALGLPPDALDLHTEDQQAEMTELLERVAAPPQPNVGSFFVRADVERAFAEGLVHGTAPTDASGYFRDLERGWRASLDELGASRLRILPTNVDDLLTYAKEHNRDPREQQTRADHLMDRIREGAPTLDWPPERNAPCWCASGRKYKKCCNSPTNR